The following is a genomic window from Acidobacteriota bacterium.
CGTGGTCCGAAGCGCGGTGGCCTTTCAGGCTGCCCCCTGGCCGGTTGGAATTCGATTGCGTTTTGCCGGAATGGGAAAGACTCTTCGGATCGGCGTCCTGTTTCAAGCCTCAACGCTCACTTCCCTGTTTCGCGACTATATCCCGGTGTTGCTGGCCGGTCCTCGATTCGGTACTCAGGCCGTAGGGTATCTGAATTGGGCCAAGAACATGACTTTCTACAGCAGCCAGGCCGTTACCCAGGCGGTTTCCCGAGTCACCTTTCCGTCGGTGTCACGCATCCAGCAGGACCCGAAGGCGGTGCGACAGATGGTCCAGACCACCTTTAAGTACGTCAACCTCCTGACCTTCCCGGGTATTCTGATCTTCGCGGCCCTGATCCCCGAGTTCGTCCAGGTGGTATTCACCTCCAAGTGGGCGCCAGCCATTCCGGCCTTTTACTTTTACGCCATCCGAATGCTGGGATCGAATATCAGCACGCTCTATATTGCCGTCTTGAACGGACTGGGAAAGGTTGAGATCTCGCTGCGAATCCTCGTCTGGTGGACAGTACTGGATTGGGGCCTGGCACTGGCGCTCTCTTCCTGGTTCGGTTTCACAGGGGTGGCCATGGCCTACGCAATCGGCGTGATTCCGATTGCGGCCTGGCTGGTCCTTCAACTGAACAAGCTGATGAAGGTAGACTTTCTACGTAGTTTCCTCTTGCCGCTGGCAGTCAGCGGAGTGGCGGCCACGGCGGTCTGGCTGACGAAAGGCATCAGTCAGCCCTCCTGGTTGAGCCTGTCCGGGTGGGTTGTCGGCGGACTGGGCCTCTATGTCCTGTTATGGCTGGCGATAGAGGGCCAATCCCTGCTCGGGGATGTTCGAGTGTTTCTGACCACCTTGGCTCGGAGCGACAGTCGGGACTATCATTCAAAGGATGGACGGGTCGGGCCGTGATTCCGCGGCGGGATAGTTCTGGCGCTATCCCTCATAAGCCAACAGACACGAACACGCTATTTCATGCAAAGAGTCCTTGAAATTTCCCTATGGCTCACTCAATGGAGCGAGCGATGGATGCCAAGCGCATTCTCGATCGCCGCCGGGCTGACCTTGATAATCTTCCTGGCAGGCTGGCTCGTAGGCGGAGCCTCTCTGGTGGACTGTATCGGGTACTGGGGGGACGGATTCTGGGTCCTGCTCGAGTTCGGCATGCAGATGTGCCTGATGCTGGTGGCCGGCTACCTGCTGGCTTCCTCGCCACTCGTCAAGCGCCTGCTGGACCTGTTGACTTCGCTCTTTCACACCCCCAGGAACGCCATCGCCGGCCTGGCCCTGCTCTCCATGGCCCTGAGCTGGGTCAACTGGGCGCTGGGAATCGTGGGTGGAGCCGTGTTGGCTCGCCTTTTCGCCCGGAGAGTCCCTCAGCTCGACCTGCGACTGATCGTTGCCGTAGCCTACCTGGGCCTGGGGTGCACCTGGCACGCCGGCCTTTCAGCCTCCGCACCTCTTCTGGTCGCAACCCCGGGACACTTCCTTGAAGGTGAAATCGGCTTGATCCCCACCGAATTGACGATATTTCACCCATTCAACCTGCTCTTGACGCTGGCTGTCCTGATCAGCCTGACTTTCCTGGTCTGGCAATTGGCGCGCTGGACACCGCTTCCCCCCGAGCAAGCGCTTGCCCAGCGAGCCGGCCTGGGCAGCGACGAATCCCCCAAGCCGGCCTCGGCGCTCAGCGGGAAGCGGCCGTCGCTGGCTTCCGTCCTGGACCGCGGTTATTGGCTAAACGGACTGCTGGGAGCCTGCGGCCTTGCCTGGTTGGTGACGACATGGTTGGACAACCAGCTCCAGGTGACCTTCAACAGCATCAATTTCCTGCTGCTGTTCCTGGGAATCGCGCTGCATCCCAGCCCGGACTCGGTCGGTCGCTCGGCAAAGGAGGCGGTCACCTTCGTCCACGGGATCAT
Proteins encoded in this region:
- a CDS encoding oligosaccharide flippase family protein, encoding MAEVHPVSAKTMQGASLMLLRMAVSYPILLLGEVWLARLLEPRDFGIVAMAGFVTVTLATVLEVGLVAALIQRPEPPTRAEFQTFFSLQLLAISVLVLGLFLGAPRLLGWLDMDSSLRWILLALLPCPWISGLGAMSCARLDRSLRYGVFARMDVLRVLTYVGVAVPMALWGWGLWSLVTAMVASTVVRSAVAFQAAPWPVGIRLRFAGMGKTLRIGVLFQASTLTSLFRDYIPVLLAGPRFGTQAVGYLNWAKNMTFYSSQAVTQAVSRVTFPSVSRIQQDPKAVRQMVQTTFKYVNLLTFPGILIFAALIPEFVQVVFTSKWAPAIPAFYFYAIRMLGSNISTLYIAVLNGLGKVEISLRILVWWTVLDWGLALALSSWFGFTGVAMAYAIGVIPIAAWLVLQLNKLMKVDFLRSFLLPLAVSGVAATAVWLTKGISQPSWLSLSGWVVGGLGLYVLLWLAIEGQSLLGDVRVFLTTLARSDSRDYHSKDGRVGP
- a CDS encoding TIGR00366 family protein, which encodes MQRVLEISLWLTQWSERWMPSAFSIAAGLTLIIFLAGWLVGGASLVDCIGYWGDGFWVLLEFGMQMCLMLVAGYLLASSPLVKRLLDLLTSLFHTPRNAIAGLALLSMALSWVNWALGIVGGAVLARLFARRVPQLDLRLIVAVAYLGLGCTWHAGLSASAPLLVATPGHFLEGEIGLIPTELTIFHPFNLLLTLAVLISLTFLVWQLARWTPLPPEQALAQRAGLGSDESPKPASALSGKRPSLASVLDRGYWLNGLLGACGLAWLVTTWLDNQLQVTFNSINFLLLFLGIALHPSPDSVGRSAKEAVTFVHGIILQFPFYAGMFGIIKGTGLSEILGNAFVSIASARTLPLLVYWYSGIVNYFVPSGGSKWAIEAPYLVAAAENLGVPINQVVLAYAWGDMATNLLHPFWALPLITATGLEFREILGYGIVVFCFYFSLVSLALWFFL